GGTTGCTCCATGGTTCGTGGAGACGTAGGCGAACTCGAAGTGGTCGCCGGAGTGCCTGCCAAGGTGCGCGCGATGCGCGATCCCAAGGCTCTCGCCTACCGCCCGAAGTATCGGCCGCTGTTCTACTGATGATTCTGCGCGACTGCCGACTCGTCTACCTCGCCCCTCGATCCGGAGTGGGCGGGGTAGGCGACTATGCCGACGATTTCGCCGACGCCGTGCGTCACCACTTCGGCGAAGTGATCGAGTATCGCCACGACGGGCCCGGGTCGCACTCGGTACGAGACATTCTGCGGCACCGCAAGGCAATTCAGGAGCTCGTCGACGCCGATCCGGAGCGCGTCATCGTGCACTGCGAACTCAGCGGCGGCTCGGTGATGCCGTTCTGGGCTACCGCTCGTCTCACCGGCAACCCGCTGGTGACCGCGACCGTGCACGACCCACCCGGCATCGTCTGGTGGCCTGCCCGCACCAAATTCCTGGCCGGCAAGAAGGTGCTCAACCACGGCCTGCACTACCCACTGCGGGCAGCGTGGCGCAGGCTGGAACGCGCCGTCGTCGGACGTCGAACGCTGTTCGCACTCACCCGCTCCGGTGCCGACTCCCTGGAACGCAGCTACCCCGCCGTGACGGCGGAAGCTGTCATGCACTTCGTCCCCGAACGGCCCGACATCACCCCGGCCGAAGATCGCCCCCTTGCCGTCGGCCTGTTCGGATTCGTCTACCGCGGTAAA
The nucleotide sequence above comes from Rhodococcoides fascians A25f. Encoded proteins:
- a CDS encoding glycosyltransferase, whose amino-acid sequence is MILRDCRLVYLAPRSGVGGVGDYADDFADAVRHHFGEVIEYRHDGPGSHSVRDILRHRKAIQELVDADPERVIVHCELSGGSVMPFWATARLTGNPLVTATVHDPPGIVWWPARTKFLAGKKVLNHGLHYPLRAAWRRLERAVVGRRTLFALTRSGADSLERSYPAVTAEAVMHFVPERPDITPAEDRPLAVGLFGFVYRGKGFDQLQQLRYRLPSEIAIRIAGRGTELLDPVDGVEILGEVNGPDEDAFFESIRALVVPYGKRSIYGDAFPASGSVSRAIAYQTPVVCLEEGALSETDGGALVVAGGTVEIADATARLVTDREALTRLRHEVETLRSANAPHLVAENFVSVWSK